Sequence from the Flavobacterium sp. TR2 genome:
ATCTCTCTGAGTAGTTAAAACACCATTTTGTTTTTTCAACTCATCGTTTTCAGCAACTAAAGTTTTCATTTTGCTCTGCATTGCCTGAACTTGAGATCTATATTTAGAAACATCTCCTTTAGACTTGTTCAAATCATCCATTAAAGCGACTACCTTATCTCTCTCTTGGATCAATTCGTCAGACATCGAAGTATTTTCAGCAATTGCAGCATCGTAAGTTGCTTTTAACTCCTGTAAGTCTTTCATTACAGATTCTTTTTCAGTCAAAGTTGTTGTAAGCTCGGTTTTAACTACTTCTGTATCAGAAGATAATTTAAAAATATACACTAAACTACCGATCAGTAGGACTGCTAAAACTGCGATTACCGCCTTTAGACTTGAATTGTTGTTCTTTGGGTTTTCCATATTTAAATAATTTTCTTTAATAACAAATTTAAGAATTAATATAAGGTAATAACGTAAGTTTCTACAATTATATTATTTTTGGAAAATAAATTTTTTTCATGGAAAAATTAATCCCTTTCACTATAAATGATTTAGCAAAAGTTACAAATCATAGAAGTGGTGAATTAAAGTTCGGAGAAAAAATGATTGTCATTCCCTCAGGAGTTGACAAAGTTAATTTTCTCAAAGAAAGCGAAGCAAAATATGTTCTTTTAGGAATTCCTGAAGATATTGGTGTGCGCGCCAATTACGGCAGGCCTGGGGCTGCTTCGGCATGGCAGTCTGCCATAAAAAGCATTGCCAACATACAGCATAATCGTTTTTGCAAAGGAAGCAACATCATTATTTTAGGGCAAATTAATGTTAGCGCTGAAATGCGTGAAGTAGAAAACCTTGATTTTAATGACATTGACGATCGTTCTAAATTAAGCCAGCTGGTTGAAAAAATAGACAAAGAAGTTTCTCATATCATTTTTACGATTATTAAAGCCGGTAAAACGCCAATTATTATCGGTGGAGGCCATAATAATGCCTACGGAAATATTAAAGGCGCCGCCCTTGCGAAAGGAAAGCCGGTAAATGCAATCAATTTTGATGCGCACTCTGACTTTAGAATTTTAGAAGGCCGTCATAGCGGAAACGGATTTTCGTACGCTTACGAAGAAGGTTTTCTAAAGAAATACTTCATTTTTGGCCTTCACGAAAACTACACTTCAAAAAGCGTTTTAGATATTATAAAAAAGTTAGAAGACCGTGTTCGATACAATACGTATGATAGCGTCAATATCCGAAAAGAAAAAGATTTTAATCGTGAAATGATTACTGCTTTGGATTTTATTAAAAATGACGCTTTCGGAATCGAAATCGATCTTGACGCCATTCCAAATATTGCAAGCAGCGCCATGACAATTAGCGGGTTTTCTGTGGAGGAACTGAGACAGTTTATTTCTTTCTTTGGCGAACATAAAAATGCCGCTTACCTTCATATTTGCGAAGGCGCGCCAGATTTAGACAATTCTCCAAACAACAATTTAATAGGCAAACTAATTGGCTATCTGGTCACCGATTTCATCAAAGCAAATCTTGAACCTGCTTGATTTTAACCGCCATATTTGATCTTGATGCAAGGCCAGTTTGCCAAATAAAACCAAATTCAAACAAACCTTTGAACGAATAAACATATCTTTGCACAGCATTTTGGCAATTAAAGCTAAAATACTTAATACCAAAGATATGTTATTCGAAGATTTATCACTTTCAAAAAGTATACAAAAAGCCGTATTTGAAGAAGGCTATTTAAATCCGACCCCAATTCAGGAAAAATCCATTCCAATTGTTTTACAGGGGCGTGATTTAATTGGCTGTGCGCAGACCGGAACAGGAAAAACAGCAGCATTTGCTATCCCAATCATACATCAATTACACCGAATTGTAGGTTCGTCAAAAAAAGCCAAACAAATTCGTGCGCTTGTGGTTACGCCTACTCGCGAATTGGCCGTGCAAATTGGACAAAGTTTTGACACGTATGCAAAATACACCAATTTAACGCAACTGACTATTTTTGGAGGAGTTTCTCAAAACCCTCAAGTTGATGCTTTAAAGAATGGCGTCGATATTTTAATTGCCACTCCAGGCCGTTTATTGGATCTTCACAAGCAAGGTTTTCTTGATTTCAACCATCTGCACACTTTGGTGCTTGATGAAGCCGATCAGATGCTAGATATGGGTTTTATAAACGATGTGAAGAAAATTGTAAAGCTGACGCCAAAAAACAGACAGACTTTACTTTTCTCTGCGACAATGCCAATTGCCATTCGCGAACTGGCAGAAATGTTTTTACAAGACCCAGAAAAAGTTGAAGTTTCTCCAGTTTCATCTACTGCCGAAAATGTAGAACAACGCATTTATTTTGTAGATAAAACCGAAAAAAGAAATTTACTGTATAGTTTGATTAAAGAAGAAAACTTATCAAACGTACTTGTTTTTTCGAGAACAAAACATGGCGCTGACAATGTTGTAAAAGCGCTTCGCAAAAAAGATATTCCAGCAGAAGCAATTCACGGAGATAAATCGCAAAATGCAAGACAACGAGTTTTGGACGCCTTTAAAAACAAAGAAGTCGGCGTTTTGGTCGCAACCGATATTGCTGCGCGTGGGATTGACATTGAGCAGCTTCCGTATGTAATCAATTTTGATTTGCCGAATATTCCTGAAACTTATGTGCACCGTATTGGCCGTACGGGCCGTGCAGGAAATGGCGGAATAGCGATTTCTTTCTGCGGAAAAGATGAACTTCCTTATTGGAAAGACATCCAGAAACTGATTAAAGTTGACGTAAAAACAATTGCAGACCACCCGTATCAATGGCATTCTGGAAGTCCAGAAGCTGGAGAAAAACCTAAAAACTCGAACAGAAGCGGTGGCGCTCATAAGTCGAGAAAATCAAATAATGCTAAGAAAAACAAAAAACGCTGGTACTAAACAGCGTTTTTTTCGTTTATCAGGAAATTGATTATTTTAAATAATTTAACCGGTTCAAAAGGTTTGATTATAATATCGTTCATTCCAGACGAAATCGCTTCATCTGTTATTTCATCCTTATCAAAAGCAGTCAAGGCAACAATTGGAGTTTCAATTCCTTGAAGACGGATTCTTTTTGTGGTTTCAAAGCCATTCATTAACGGCATATTGATATCCATTAAAATCAAATCAAACGTTTCGTCTTCTAGAATTTTAAGCGCTGCAAAGCCATCGTCTACTACTTTACAGGAATAATTATTCTTTTCGATAATCTTTTTCGTCACCAGCTGGTTAATCAAGTTATCTTCGACCACTAAAATTTTATAGACCTCGCTTGAAGTCAAATCAACTTCAATCTCATCGATAATGCTTTTAGTTTTGGCCAAATCGTGCTCAAAGGCAATTGTAAACGAGAATGCCGTTCCTTTTCCGAGATCGCTATCGAGCGTAATAGAGCTGCCAAAAAGTCCTAACAATCTTTTTACAATGCTGAGCCCTAAACCTGTACCCTGATAATCTTCGTCTTTTCTTCCAACCTGAACAAACTTTTCAAATATTTTGTTTTGATCTACAGCCGCAATCCCTATTCCATTGTCTTTAATCAAGAAATCCAAATAATGCAGCTTTCCTTCAACTTTGTTTACTTTTACGACAATTTCAACCTGTCCATCTTTGGTGAACTTCAAAGCATTACTAACTAAATTCATTAAAATCTGAGCCAGACGCAGCTTATCTCCAATTAAATATTCAGGAATATTAGGATCTATATCAATAGAAATGCTATTGTTATTTTTCTGGGAAAGAAAAGAAAGCGAGTTTTTGATTACCGTAATTTCATCAGAAATATTGAAAGTTAGGTTTTCAAGTACGATTTTGTTTTCTTCAATTTTATTAATCTGCAGAATATCATTTACCAAGGATAATAAATATCTGGCGGAAAACTTAAGGGAACTTAAATGCTGGCTTCTTGAAATTTCTTTATGCTCTTCGAGCAGCATATTGGTAATTCCGACCACACCATAAAGAGGAGTACGCAATTCGTGGCTTATAGTCGATATAAATTGTGTTTTGAGCAAAGAGGCTTCTTCTGCAATTTCTTTCGCTTTAAGAAGCTCCAAATTGTGTTTTTTCTTGTATCGAATGTTCTTTATCAGCGTGATAATTAAAATTAAAAGAATCAGCGAAATCAGAATAAAAAGAATTACAATGATTTTCGATTTTCTTAAACTTTGAGATTGTTCTACTTTTTCTCCCTCAACTTTATCAATCTGTCTTTTGTATTCGTCCAATTCTAGACTTAAACCAGCTTGAGAAGCCTTTTTAATTTTCTTAACATCGTATAGTTTAGCTGAAAGATCATAATATTTAACAAGTGCATCGTACGCTTCTTTATCTCTATTCGTTTTTCTTAAAAAATGCGAATATTCTAAATAAGCACGTGCCAGATCTATTTTCTCCTGACATTTTTTGCCTGATTCAATAGCACTCAAAAAATAAGCATTGGCTTCCTTATTTTCATTTTTATAGCTCGAGTAGATACCATTCAACATAGCAACAATAACCTCAGTCGACTCGTCATTGTACTTTATTTTGGTACTGTTTACATACTTTAAAAAGAGATATCCCTGATTGTAATTTCCAATATCAAAATAAGCCCATGCAATGTTTACGTTTGTAAAATAGACTTCTTTTAAATCATTTATTTTCAAAGCGTAAGCTACTGCTTTTTTATAGCTCCGAATTCCTTCATCAAATTGTTCCTTTCCAAAACAATACATATTCCCCAAATTGTTATAAAGGTTGCATTTTAAGGAATCGTTATTAGTTTTATTAGCATAATACAACCCTTTTTTATAGAAAAAAATGGCTTTATCATACTCTTCCAATTCGTTATAATTGGCAGCTATAATATTATACGAGCGAGCCGTAAGGCAATAATCTTTTATTGCTGTCGCAGCATTTAGGGCAACTC
This genomic interval carries:
- a CDS encoding formimidoylglutamase; this encodes MEKLIPFTINDLAKVTNHRSGELKFGEKMIVIPSGVDKVNFLKESEAKYVLLGIPEDIGVRANYGRPGAASAWQSAIKSIANIQHNRFCKGSNIIILGQINVSAEMREVENLDFNDIDDRSKLSQLVEKIDKEVSHIIFTIIKAGKTPIIIGGGHNNAYGNIKGAALAKGKPVNAINFDAHSDFRILEGRHSGNGFSYAYEEGFLKKYFIFGLHENYTSKSVLDIIKKLEDRVRYNTYDSVNIRKEKDFNREMITALDFIKNDAFGIEIDLDAIPNIASSAMTISGFSVEELRQFISFFGEHKNAAYLHICEGAPDLDNSPNNNLIGKLIGYLVTDFIKANLEPA
- a CDS encoding DEAD/DEAH box helicase codes for the protein MLFEDLSLSKSIQKAVFEEGYLNPTPIQEKSIPIVLQGRDLIGCAQTGTGKTAAFAIPIIHQLHRIVGSSKKAKQIRALVVTPTRELAVQIGQSFDTYAKYTNLTQLTIFGGVSQNPQVDALKNGVDILIATPGRLLDLHKQGFLDFNHLHTLVLDEADQMLDMGFINDVKKIVKLTPKNRQTLLFSATMPIAIRELAEMFLQDPEKVEVSPVSSTAENVEQRIYFVDKTEKRNLLYSLIKEENLSNVLVFSRTKHGADNVVKALRKKDIPAEAIHGDKSQNARQRVLDAFKNKEVGVLVATDIAARGIDIEQLPYVINFDLPNIPETYVHRIGRTGRAGNGGIAISFCGKDELPYWKDIQKLIKVDVKTIADHPYQWHSGSPEAGEKPKNSNRSGGAHKSRKSNNAKKNKKRWY
- a CDS encoding response regulator, which translates into the protein MPHKRIFLLFLLVLNCFANSAIAQSNCNLDPKIDKNVKKALLNFRESNFEKSLIYSRVALNAATAIKDYCLTARSYNIIAANYNELEEYDKAIFFYKKGLYYANKTNNDSLKCNLYNNLGNMYCFGKEQFDEGIRSYKKAVAYALKINDLKEVYFTNVNIAWAYFDIGNYNQGYLFLKYVNSTKIKYNDESTEVIVAMLNGIYSSYKNENKEANAYFLSAIESGKKCQEKIDLARAYLEYSHFLRKTNRDKEAYDALVKYYDLSAKLYDVKKIKKASQAGLSLELDEYKRQIDKVEGEKVEQSQSLRKSKIIVILFILISLILLILIITLIKNIRYKKKHNLELLKAKEIAEEASLLKTQFISTISHELRTPLYGVVGITNMLLEEHKEISRSQHLSSLKFSARYLLSLVNDILQINKIEENKIVLENLTFNISDEITVIKNSLSFLSQKNNNSISIDIDPNIPEYLIGDKLRLAQILMNLVSNALKFTKDGQVEIVVKVNKVEGKLHYLDFLIKDNGIGIAAVDQNKIFEKFVQVGRKDEDYQGTGLGLSIVKRLLGLFGSSITLDSDLGKGTAFSFTIAFEHDLAKTKSIIDEIEVDLTSSEVYKILVVEDNLINQLVTKKIIEKNNYSCKVVDDGFAALKILEDETFDLILMDINMPLMNGFETTKRIRLQGIETPIVALTAFDKDEITDEAISSGMNDIIIKPFEPVKLFKIINFLINEKNAV